The Cyprinus carpio isolate SPL01 chromosome B19, ASM1834038v1, whole genome shotgun sequence DNA window GTACTTTCTCCTTCCTGCATAGTCAAAGCGTGTGTCAGGATGTACAGCTTTATGGGCGGTGGCCTGTTCTGTGCCATTATTGGGAACATCCTAATAGTGGTTTCCACAGCGACAGACTATTGGATGCAGTATCGCCTCTCAGGCAGCTATGCCCACCAGGGCCTGTGGAGGTACTGCATGGCCAACAAGTGCTACATGCAGACAGCAAGTATAGGTAAGCAAATATATTCAAACTCCAGTTTTTATGTGTCTATGCATTCATGgctattttaagtcattttgaagTTATAAGTCATGTGTAGATTCAACAACATCATACAAGAAATCTGGCACTTGCATTTGAGCTTCTAGACCATTTTTGCCTGTAGATGGCAGTGCTTTAATATTTGTGCCATACAGAGCTCCACACTCTGGTTTGTGTTGTCTGAGCCTTGCACAGTCATATTCTGAACAGGTGCTCCAAAGTTGTTCCCCTGGTCTCATAAGATGGCATCTGAAATTACAGGAGCTGTACTCTGGTTCGTTCAAGGTGATTCTGCAGGGACAGTTATTCAAAGATCACATGAGAAAAATCAGACACACAGTGATAAGATATGGCTGGGATGAGAAGAGAATGAACATACCCATGTTGACTGTTGTTTTATGATCGTTTCTTGTCTGTTTCCCCAGCATACTGGAATGCCACACGGGCATTCATGATCCTATCGGGAATGGCGTGCTTTGCGGGCATCATGGCAGGCATCCTCTCATTTACCAATTTTTCTGCCTTTGAGAGATTCAGTCGTTCCTTTGCAGCAGGAATCCTGTTTTTCATCTCCAGTGAGTCACAAAACACAGGCACAATGAGCTGTAGACTGTGaaattttagtacatttaagtATAACTTAAAACTCAAAGTTCTCAAAGTCAAAAATATAGATGGCACACTACGTTTCCTCTCTCCATTTTTAACCCATCACTTTTTTTCACACCCAgctttgtttgtgctgctggCTATGGCGATCTACACTGGCGTAACCCTAAGCTTTCTGGGCAAGCGGTTCGGAGACTGGCGCTTCTCCTGGTCCTACATACTGGGATGGGTGGCCATGCTCATGACCTTCTTTGCAGGTTATAAAAAAAACTCATAGAATGCTATTTAAtgcaactgtatgtagttttgtgtatttttgtgactttggACCCCCCTTCAATTAAGCAAGTGGAATACACTGTCGTAATTACAGTGGATAGTTGTACACACATTTGTTGCTACCATAAAgcaatctgcattttttggtgGAATTTCATACCCGCTCATCGAATTTATGTACTCCCCAAACAGACTTTTGGAAGGAGcattaaaaaaatcccatttGCCTTATTTGAAGTAGGTGTACCATGggaatgattttgaaactgatatttcaaggtagAAAacctacatacagttgctttaaggATTGCACTGACTCAGAAGTTCAAGTGGTAGaacataataaattaagttttatggCGTGCTGAAAGTTCTGAAATGATCTCGTGGTACAGAATGGAAATAATATACCTAAGGATGTGGTTGAAAGGACTTTGCTTGACCTCATGATAAAGttctatcaaaaaaataaaaccaggaTTTGCATGCAGACCAAACTCAtgttaaaaagcacattaaaatgtcAGTGTGCCTGttctcaaagggatagttcactcaaaaacgaaaattatatcattaataactcactctcatgtcattccaaacccgtaagaccttagttcatcttcggaacacaaattaagatattttgatgaaatccaagagctct harbors:
- the lim2.4 gene encoding lens intrinsic membrane protein 2.4, whose amino-acid sequence is MYSFMGGGLFCAIIGNILIVVSTATDYWMQYRLSGSYAHQGLWRYCMANKCYMQTASIAYWNATRAFMILSGMACFAGIMAGILSFTNFSAFERFSRSFAAGILFFISTLFVLLAMAIYTGVTLSFLGKRFGDWRFSWSYILGWVAMLMTFFAGIFYMCAHRMYESRRVVGSR